TTCGACGCGCTGCTCACGCACCTCGAGCGTGTGCACCCCTCCAAGTACGGCGCGCTGCTGGACGGCGTGCGCGTGGTGGGGCTCACCGGGGTGCACGCGGTCACGCGTCAGGACGTCGCGCTGCGGCTCGTGGTGCTCGTGGACCGGCTGTACGACCGCGACGTGCCCGTGCTGCTGGGCGGCGCGGGCACCGACGGGCTGTTCTCGCCGGAGATGCTCGCGGGCGGGTACCGCAAGAAGTACTACCGCGCGCTGTCCCGCCTCGGTGCGCTCGCGTCCGACGGGGCCGCACTGGTGCCCTGAGCGCCCCGACTCACCTCACAGCACGTCGTCGGTCAGGTGGTTCGGCGTGCCGAAGCGGTGCGCCGTGATGCTCACGGCCTGCTCCAGCAGGAACGGCGCGAGCTCGACGCGGCCCGACTCGGTGGCCGCGTGGTCCCACACCGCGAGATCGGGCCGGCCGTGCGTCGCGGGCGTGAGCGTGTGCGCGCTCGCGCCGACCAGCCGCACGCGCCCCCCGGCCAGGCCCCCGGCGCGGACCAGCCATGCGTCCTCGTCCTCGACGACGAGCGCAGCCGCCGCGTCCGCGACCGCGGCCGTGACCGCAGCCGGCAACGCGGCCGCGGTGGACACGACCGCGCGCGCACCCGCTGCGGTCGCGGCGCACACGACCCGGACCAGTGCCGCGGGCTCGCCGGACGCGGAGACGCGGATGAGCACGGGCGCGCCGTAGGGCAGGTGCCGCAGCACGTTGCGCTCGGCCCGCAGGCCCGTCACGTCCCGCGGCGCGAACCGCGTGGCGAGCGCGAGCGCGTCGTTGCGGGCACCGCGCTCGACCGTCTCGGCCTGCTCGGTCGTCAGGTCCGCGCGCGCGGCCGCGACGAGCGCACGCACGCGCGGGTCGGTGACGTCCGCGCCCTCGCGCGCGGGCCGCGGGTGCCACGTGCCCAGCACGTCGAGGTAGCCGGGTCCGCCCGCCTTCGCGCCCGGACCCACCGCCGAGCGCTTCCACCCGCCGAACGGCTGACGGCGCACGATCGCTCCCGTCGTCCCGCGGTTGACGTACAGGTTGCCCGCCTGCACGGCGCCGAGCCATGCGGCGATCTCCTGCGGGTCGAGCGAGTGCAGACCTGCGGTCAGGCCGTAGTCGACGTCGTCGGTGATCGCCACGGCCTCCGCCAGGTCGGTGGCCGTCATGACCGAGAGCACGGGGCCGAAGTACTCGGTCAGGTGCGAGCGTGCGCCGCGCCGCACCCCCACGCGCACGCCGGGCGTCCACAGCCGCCCCTCGTCGTCGAGCCGGCGCGGCCGCAGCGCCCACGACTCGCCCGGGTCGAGCTCGGTGAGCCCCGCGAGCAGCTTGCCCGCCGCGGGCTCGATCACGGGCCCGACCTGTGCGCGCGGGTCGTGCGGGTACGCCACGACGAGGGACGACGCGGCGTCGAGCAGCTGGTCGCGGAACCGGCGCGAGGTCGCGACCGACCCGACGAGCACCACGAGCGAGGCGGCCGAGCACTTCTGACCCGCATGCCCGAACGCGGACGCCACGACGTCCTTGACGGCCAGGTCCAGATCGGCGCTCGGGGTCACGACGATCGCGTTCTTGCCGCTGGTCTCGGCCAGCAGCGGCAGGTCGGGCCGGAACGAGCGGAACAGCGCCGCGGTGTCGTACGCGCCCGTGAGGATCACGCGGTCGACGCCCGGGTGCGCGACGAGCGTGCGCCCGAGCGTGGACTCCTCCACCTGGACCAGGGCCAGCACGTCCCGCGGGACGCCCGCGTCCCACAGCGCCTGCGCGAGGACGGCACCGCAGCGCTGCGCCTGACCCGCGGGCTTGAGCACCACGGCCGAGCCCGTGGCGAGCGCGGCGAGCGTCGATCCCGCAGGGATCGCGACCGGGAAGTTCCACGGCGGCGTGACGAGCGTGAGCGTCGCGGGCTCGAACCGCGCACCGTCGACGCCGGGCAGCTCACGCGCCAGCTCGGCGTAGTAGTGCGCGAAGTCGACCGCCTCCGAGACCTCCGGGTCGCCCTGGTCGAGCGTCTTGCCCGTCTCGGCCGCCATGACCTCGAGCAGCTCGAAGCGCCGTTCCTCGAGCACCTCACCCGCGCGGTGCAGCACCGCGGCGCGCTCGTCCGCCGGCAGCGCCGCCCACGCCGGCGCCGCCGCACGGGTGCGGGCGACGGTCGCGTCGACCTCGTCGGACGTGCGCAGGTGGGCCGCGTCGATCAGGTCCTGCCCGAGGTCGCAGGACGGCACGCGCGCGAGCACCGCACGTGCACGCGCACGGTTCTCGGCGACCGCGGGGTCGGTGTCGGGCGTGTTCACGAAGCGACCCGGACCGGGTGCGTGCTCGAGGGCCGCGTACCGGTCGGGGACGCGGTGGCGCGTCGGCACCTCGTCGTCGAGCGCGGCGACCGACGCCAGGAAGCGGTCGCGCTCGCGGGCGAACAGACCCTCGTCGGTCGCGAGGTCGAACACGGCCGACATGAAGTTGTCGCTCGACGCGCCCTCCTCGAGCCGCCGGATCAGGTAGGCGATCGCGACGTCGAACTCGCGCGGTGCGACCACCGGCGTGTAGAGCAGCAGCCCACCCACCTCGCGGCGCACCGCCTCCGCCTGGCCCGGCGCCATGCCCAGCAGCATCTCGAGCTCGACGGCGTCCCGGACGCCGCGCCGGCCGGCCAGCAGCCACGCGTAGGCGACGTCGAACAGGTTGTGCCCGGCCACGCCCAGGCGCACGTTCGCGGTGCGGGCCGGGTGCAGCGCGTAGTCCAGCACGCGCTTGTAGTGCGCGTCGGACTCGACCTTGGCGTGCCACGTCGCGAGCGGCCAACCGTGCACCTCGGCCTCGACGTGCTCCATGGGCAGGTTGGCGCCCTTGACCAGACGGACCTTGACCGCCGCGCCGCCGCGCGCACGGCGAGCCGCGGCCCACTCCTGGAGCCGGCGCATCGCGTCGAGCGCGTCGGGCAGGTAGGCCTGCAGCACGATCCCCGCCTCGAGGTGCAGCAGGTCAGGCGCGTCGAGCAGGCGCATGAAGACGGTGAGCGTGAGGTCGAGGTCCTTGTACTCCTCCATGTCCAGGTTCACGAACGCCGGGGTCGGCGCCGCAGCCGCGAGGCGGAACAGGGGGCCCAGCTGCTCGACCACGTGCTCGACCGCCTCGTCGAACGCCCACGGGTTGTGCGGTGCGACCACGGACGAGACCTTGACGGAGACGTAGTCGACGTCGTCGCGCCGCAGCAGCCGTTCGGTGCCCGCGAGCCGACGCGCGGCCTCGCGCCGGCCCAGCACGGCCTCGCCGAGCAGGTTCACGTTGAGCCGCACGCCGTCGCGCCGGATGTGGGCGATGGCCGGCCCGAGCCGGCGGTCGCTCGCGTCGATCACCAGGTGGCCGACCATGTGCCGCAGCACGCGCCGCGCCACGGGCACGACGACGTGCGGGAGCACGGGCGCGAGCGCACCCCCGACGCGCAGCAGCGCGCGCAGCCCGGCCGGCAGGAACGCCGGTGCGCGGCCCGCGAGCTCGTGCAGCGTCCGCGCGGCGACGTGCACGTCCTGCGGCCGCACCACGCCGTCGACGAACCCGACGACGAACGGCAGCCCCGCGGGGTCCTTGAGCAGCGCGGCGAGCTGTGCGGCGGACCCCTCCACGGGGTGGGCCGCGGCCTCCTGCAACCAGCGCCGCACGAGCGCGACGGCTTCCTGCGCGAGCCCCGGGTCGGTGGCCGAGGCGGGCGGTGGCGTGGGCGAGTCCGGCATCGTGTGCTCCTTCGTGGGCCCGGGCACGCACGGGGTCGCCGGCGTGCAGGCAGGCCCAGTATCCGGTGCGGCCCGCGCGTCGGCACGAGCGACGGGCCGTGTCCCGGCCGGTCAGTCGGCCGGACCCACCAGCACCGTGACGGACAGTCCGGGGACGACGAGCGTGCCGGGCTCGGGACGCCGCACGGGGGCCCACGCGGCGGCGACCTGGAGCGGGACCGGGGGCAGCGTCACCGTCCGCTCGGCCGGGTCGAGGTTGACCACCACGCGTGCCGATCCGCGGTGCAGCACCAGCACGCCCTGCCACGGCCCCGCGGCCTCGTCGGGACCGTCCCACGTGAGGTCGGTCGAGGCGAGGTCGCCCGACGCGAGGTCCGGCACGGAGCGCCGCAGCACGACGAGCTGGCGGTACCAGTCGAGCAGGCGCGCGTGCTCGTCCTGCGCGCGCTCGTCCCGGTCCAGCACCGCGCTCGCGTGCGTCGCGGCGTCCTGCGGGTCGGGGACGGTCACGTCGCCGCCGTACACCTGCTCCCAGCCGTGGCCCGCGAACTCCGCGCGTCGGCCCGTGCGGACCGCGTCGGCCAGGGCCGGGTCGGCGTAGGACGTGAAGAACGGGAACCGGCGTCGGGTGCCCCACTCCTCGCCCATGAACAGCAGCGGGGTGAACGGTGCGAGCAGCAGCAGCGCGGCCTGCGCCGCGAGCGCGCCCGCGGGCAGGCGCTCGGACGGGCGGTCGCCGAGCGCGCGGTTGCCCACCTGGTCGTGGTTCTGCACGCACACCACGAACCGGTGGCCGTCGGTCCCGGGCGGCACGGGACGGCCCCAGTCGCGGCCGCGGAACGTCGAGCGGCCGCCGTCGTGCACGAACACGCGCGTCAGCGCGTGCCGCAGCGTCGCGGGCGCGCCGAAGTCCACGTAGTACCCGTGCCGTTCGCCCGTGACCAGCGCGTGGATCGCGTGGTGCACGTCGTCGGCCCACTGCGCGGTCATGCCCCAGCCGCCGTCGGTCGTCGGCGCAACGGAGACCGGGTCGTTGAGGTCCGTCTCGGCCACGAGCGACAGCGGTCGGCCGAGCTCGGTGGACAGCGCGGCGACCTCGTCGGAGAGCTGGGCCAGCAGGTGCACGGGGGAGTCGTCCGCGAGCTCGTGCACCGCGTCCAGCCGCAGCGCGTCGACGTGGAAGTCGCGCAACCACCGCAGAGCGGAGTCCACGAGCCACCGCCGCACGTGCGACGAGCCGGGCTGGTCGAGGTTGATCGCCGCACCCCACGGCGTCTGGTGCGCGTCGGTCCAGTACGGCCCGAACTCGCCGACGTACGCGCCCGACGGGCCCAGGTGGTTGTGCACCACGTCGAGGCACACCGCGAGCCCGCGCGCGTGCGCGGCGTCGACGAACCGCTGCAGCGCGGCCGGGCCGCCGTACGCGTCGTGCACCGCGTACGGGCCCACGCCGTCGTACCCCCAGCCGCGGTCGCCGTCGAACGGCGCGAGCGGCATGAGCTCGACCACGTCCACCCCGAGCGCGACGAGGTCGTCCAGGTGCGCGATCGCCGCGTCGAGCGTGCCCTCGCGCGTGAACGTGCCGACGTGCAGCTCGTAGAGGACGCGGCCGCGCACGTCCAGGCCGGCCCAGCCCGCGTCGGTCCACGCGAACGCCCGCGCGTCGAACGTGCGGCTCGGGCCGTGCACGCCGTGCGGCTGCCACGGGCTGCGCGGGTCCGGGCGCGCCGGGCCGCCGTCGAGGCTGAACGCGTAGTCCGTCCCGTCCGGCAGGCCGTCCGCGGCCCACCAGCCCTCGTCGGCGCGCGTCATGGGCCGGCGGCCCTCGTCGACGACGAGGTCCACGTGCGCCGCGCGCGGGGCCCAGACGCGCACGCTCACGCGTCCGCCTCGCGGACCAGGAGCGCGACCGGGAGCCGCTCGAGCAGCGGGGCCACCGGGACGATCCCGCCGTCGACCTCCGTCCCGGTCAGGACGTCCACCCACCGGCCCTCCGGCAGCCCCACGGTGTGGTCCGCCCAGCCGCCGAGCCGGTCCACCGACGCGGCGAGCCGCGTCGCGACGACCGCCACGCGCGGGTCGTCGGCGACCGTGCGCGCGTACGTGATCGTCTGACCCGACGAGTGCGGAAGCGGCACGTAGCCCGCCTCCGGTCCCACGAACGCCTCGGGCATGCTGCGCCGCAGCCGCAGCGCGCGCGAGGTGACCAGGAGCTTCTCGTCGGACAGGTCACGGGGACCGGCGCCGTCGTCGAGCCGCGCCAGGCGAGTCACGAGCGGCTCGAGCGGCACGTGGCGGCGGTTGTCGGGGTCCACGAGCGTCGGCTCGGCCATCTCGCTGCCCTGGTACACGTCGGGCACGCCGGGCAGCGTGAGCTGGACGAGCTTGGTGCCGAGCGTCGCGGCGCGCACGGCCGTGCGCGTGCGCACCTCCCACTCCGTGAACAGCCCCGTGACCACCGGGTCGGCCAGCGCATGCCGCGCGAGCTCGAGCACGGCCGCCTCGTAGGCCTCGTCGGGCGCGGTCCAGAACGTGTGGCTCTTCGCCTCGCGCATCGCCTTGGTCAGGTACGGCTCGAGCCGGTCCAGCGGGATCGGCCCGGCCTCGGTCCACGTGCCCGCGAGCGTCTGCCACACCCACTGCTCGGTGCGGCCGTCGACGCGTGAGCTCCGTGCCGACGCGGTCGCGGCGCGCACCCGCGCGACCAGCGCCGCCCACTCGCTCGGCAGCTCCGAGAGCACGCCCAGCCGGTTGCGGGTGTCCTCGCCGCGCTTGGTGTCGTGCGTCGAGAGCGTCGTCATGGCCAGCGGCGCCGCGACCTGCTGACGCGCCGCCCAGGCGGCCAGGTCGGTGGGGGTGAGCGCGAAGCGCGCGGGTTCGCCGCCCACCTCGCACAGCCCCACCAGGTGCGTCCAGCGGTAGTACGCGGTGTCCTCGACGCCCTTGGCCGTGACCGCGCCGCACGTCTGCTGGAACCGCACCACGAGCTCGTCGCGACGGACCCCGCGCGTGCGGCCGGCGCTGCCGACCTCGCGGCCCAGCAGCAGGTCGACCAGCACGTCCATGGTCGCGGCGCGCTCGGCGGACATGCGCGTGCGCGCGAGCGTCGCGGCGTGTTCGAGCGCCGCGACCGAGTCCGGATGCACCTGCTCGCCCGGGACCACGTAGGAGCGGTAGCGCTCGCTCGCGACGAGCAGCTCGACGAGGCACTCGTGCAGCGCGCGCCAGGTGTGGTCGCGCAGGCGCAGGTCGTCGGCGCAGATGCTGGCCGCGAGCGTCGTCAGCCGGTAGACCTCGGCGTACAGCGGGCCGTCGACCACCTCGCGCTTGGCCTGCTCGGCCACGTGCGCGTAGTCGTCGGACGCGTCGCCCGTGAGGCGGTGCATGAGCGCACCGAGCGGGGCGGCTCCGCCGGGGTCGACGAACGTCTGCTGGATGCGCCACAGCGCGTCGTAGCCCGTGGTGCCCGCGGTCGCCCAGTCGGGCGGCAGGTCCTCCTCGCCCTCGAGGATCTTCTCGACGACGACCCACGCGCCCCCGCTGGCCTCGTGCAGCCGGGCGAGGTAGCCCGCCGGGTCGGCCAGGCCGTCGGGGTGGTCGATCCGCAGGCCGTCGAGCGTGCCGTCGGCCAGCAGGTCAAGCACCAGCCGGTGCGTCGCGTCGAACACCTCCGGGTCCTCGACGCGCACCGCGACCAGCGTCCCGACGTCGAAGAACCGCCGGTAGTTGAGCTCCTCGTCGGCCACGCGCCAGTACGCGAGGCGGTAGTGCTGACGCTCGAGCAGCTCGACGAGCGGCAGCGCCTCCGTCCCCTCCCGCACCGGGAAGACGTGGTCGTGGTACCGCAGGACCGTGCAGGTGCCGTGACCGGGCACGTCCTGCTCGACCAGCTCGATCTCGCCGCGCGCGACGACGGCTCCTATGCGGTCGCCCAGCACGGGCATCAGCACGGCGCCGTCGCCGGCCGACCAGTCGACGTCGAACCACGCGGCGTACGGCGAGGCGGGCCCGTCCGCGAGCACCGACCACAGCGCGGTGTTGTGCCACACGGGCGTCGGCACGGCCATGTGGTTGGGCACGATGTCGAGCACCAGGCCCAGACCCGCGCCGTGCGCGGCGTCCGCGAGCCGGCGCAGCGCCGGCAGGCCGCCCAGCACGGGCGAGACCTCGTCGTGCGCCACCACGTCGTAGCCGTGCGTGGAGCCAGGTGCGGCCGTGAGCACGGGGGACAGGTAGACGTGCGTGACCCCGAGCGACGCGAGGTACGGCACGCGCCCGGCGACGTCGTCCAACGTCATATCGGCGCCGAGCTGGACACGGTACGTGGAGACCGGGACCGGCCTGCCGGGTGCGGGCAGGCGGCGTGCCGCGGTCTGCCGCGCCTCGGTCACGGGGCTCCGTCCGTCGGCGCGGCGGCGGTCTCACCCGCGGCGTCCGCCTGTGGCGTCTGCTCGTCGGCCGTGCGGCGCGACGAGCGCTTGCGCGGTGCGCGGGGCTCGGGCGGCTGGACCTTGGCCTGCTCGCGCGCGGCCACCGCGACCGCGCCCGTGCCGGACACCGACGGGATCTCCTGGAACGGCGCCCGGGTCAGCACCACCATCGAGTGCCCGGCGAGCGCGAGCTCCTCGCCCGGCCGTGCCGTGTCACCGGGATCCACCTGCGAGTCCGTGTCGAACACCGCCGTCCACAGCTCGCCGTACGCGGCGTCCGGGATGGTGAACGACGCGGGGTCGGGCTGACCGTTGAAGAGGATGAGGAACGAGTCGTCGACCACCTGCTCGCCCCGCATGTCGGGCTCCGCGATCGCGTCCCCGTTGAGGAACACCGCCACGGCGCGCGCCATCGAGTTGTTCCACTCGTCGTCGGACATGTGCTCGCCCGAGGGCGACAGCCACGCGATGTCGCGCAGCTCGGACTCGCCCCCGTGCTCGGGAGCGCCCGCGAAGAAGCGCCGCCGCCGGAACACGGGGTGCTCGTTGCGCAGCCGGATCACCCGCCGCGTGAACTCGAGCAGCGCGGTGCGCTCGTCGTCCAGGTCCCAGTCCACCCAGGACAGCTCGTTGTCCTGGCAGTACACGTTGTTGTTGCCCTGCTGCGTGCGGCCCAGCTCGTCGCCGTGCGCGAGCATGGGGATGCCCTGCGAGAGCAGCAGCGTGGCCAGGAAGTTGCGCTGCTGGCGCGCGCGCAGCGCGTTGATCGCGGCGTCGTCGGTCGGGCCCTCCGCACCGCAGTTCCACGAGCGGTTCCACGAGTCGCCGTCGCGGTTGTCCTCGCCGTTGGCCGCGTTGTGCTTCTCGTTGTAGGAGACCAGGTCCCGCAGCGTGAAGCCGTCGTGCGCGGTGACGAAGTTGACGCTCGCGATGGGCCGGCGCCCGGTGTGCTCGTACAGGTCCGACGAGCCCGACAGCCGGCTCGCGAACTCGCCGAGCGTCGAGGGCTCGCTGCGCCAGAAGTCGCGCACGGTGTCGCGGTACTGCCCGTTCCACTCCGACCACAGCGGGGGGAAGCCACCCACCTGGTACCCGCCGTCACCCACGTCCCACGGCTCGGCGATCAGCTTGACCTGCGAGACCACCGGGTCCTGGTGCACCAGGTCGAAGAACGCCGACAGGCGGTCCACCTCGTGGAACTGACGTGCGAGCGTGGCCGCGAGGTCGAACCGGAAGCCGTCCACGTGCATCTCGGTGACCCAGTAGCGCAGCGAGTCCATGATGAGCTGGAGCACGTGCGGCGAGCGCATGAGCAGCGAGTTGCCCGTGCCCGTCGTGTCGAAGTAGTGCTCCTTGGCGTCGTCCACCAGCCGGTAGTAGTTGGCGTTGTCGATGCCGCGGAAGCTCAGCGTGGGGCCCATGTGGTTGCCCTCGGCCGTGTGGTTGTAGACCACGTCGAGGATCACCTCGATGTCCGCGGCGTGCAGCTCCTTGACCATCGCCTTGAACTCCTGCACCTGCTGGCCGGGCTGGCCGAACGCCGAGTAGGCGTTGTGCGGGGCGAAGAACCCGATGGTGTTGTAGCCCCAGTAGTTGGACAGCCCCTTCTCCTGGAGCGAGGGGTCGTTGACGAACTGGTGCACCGGCATGAGCTCGATCGCCGTGACGCCGAGCTGCTTGAGGTGCTCGATCACCGCGGGGTGGGCGAGGCCCGCGTACGTGCCGCGCAGCTCCTCGGGCACCGCGGGGTGCCGCTGCGTCAGGCCGCGCACGTGCGCCTCGTAGATCACCGACTGGTGGTACTCGTGCTCCGGCGGCCGGTCGTGGCCCCAGTCGAAGTACGGGTTGATGACGACAGACGTCATGGTGTGCGGCGCCGAGTCGTCCTCGTTGCGCGCGGCCGGGTCGTCGAACCGGTAGGAGTACAGCGACGCGTCGCCGTCGACCTGTCCGTGGATCGCCTTGGCGTACGGGTCGAGCAGCAGCTTCGAGGGGTCGCAGCGATGGCCGTTCTCGGGGTCGTACGGGCCGTGCACGCGGTAGCCGTACTGCTGGCCGGGCTGCACCGCCGGGAGATAGCCGTGCCACACGAACGCATCGACCTCGACCAGGTCGACGCGCCGCTCGGTGCCGTCGGGCTCGATGAGGCACAGCTCCACACGCTCGGCGATCTCCGAGAACAGGGCGAAGTTCGTGCCGGCGCCGTCGTACGTCGCGCCGAGGGGGTAGGGGCGTCCGGGCCAGATGAGCATGCGTCCAACAGTGCCAGCGCACGCCCGGGTCGGCACGGCCACACGTTCGGGGTTTGGTCACACCACCCGCGTGCCGGCCCGGCCGGTCGCCACCGGACCGCTCAGGCGGCGGCCGGGGGAGCGCCCAGCGTGCGGGCCGTGGCCCGGCGCACGACCTCCAGGTCGTCCGCGCCCCGGGCACGCCAGGACAGCTGCTCGACCGCGCCGTTGCCGCGCAGCGCGAGCGCCGCGAGCTGCCGCTCCACGGCTTCCAGGTCGCCGTTGGCCTCGAGCGCGGCCCGCACGTGCTCGAGCAGCTCGCCCACCACCTGCGCGGCCGGTGCGGGCCGCCACGTCACGGGGCTCACGAGCTCGCCGCTCAGACCCGAGCGCGCGGCCCGCCACGACGCGGCGGCGAGCACCTCGGCGCGCGGACCCGTCGCGCGCGGCGCGGCCACCGCGGTGTCGGCGAGCGCCCGCACCAGCGCGGCCTGCAGCGCGGCATCGCCCGCGTCGAGGCACACGTCCGCGACGCGCACCTCGACCGTCGGGTACCTCTGGGACAAACGGGCGTCGAAGTAGAGCATCCCGTCGTCGAGGATCGTGCCGGTCGCCAGGAGGTCCTCGACGACCGAGCGGTACGTCGCGGCGTCGCCGAACGGTGCGGTCGCACCCGCGGTCGGCCAGCGGCCCCAGACCTGCGACCGGTAGCTCGCGTAGCCGCTCGCGACGCCCTGCCACGACGGGCTGTTGGCGGACAGCGCGAGCAGCACCGAGGTCCACGGCCGCATGTGGTCCAGCACGTGCACGCCCTCGTCGTCGTCGGCCACGGACACGTGCACGTGGCACCCGCACGTGAGCTGCTCGCGCGCGGTCAGGCCGAAGCGCTCGCGGATGGCCTGCGCGCGCCGGTCGGGGATGACGGTCGGGTCCACGGCCTGCGGCGCGGTGCCGAGCGCGGCGATCCGCACGCCCGCGCCCTGGGCGACGTCGTCGACGCGCTCGCGGCCCGCGCGGACCTGCTCGAGCAGCTCGCGCAGGTCGGTGCACGGGTGCGTCGACGTCTCGACCTGCTCGCGCTTGAACTCCTTCTCCACGTCGCCACCCGGCTGCGGCGTGGACGTCAGCGTCCGGGCCGCGAGCCCGAGCACGGCCGGCGACTGCGCGGCCGGCACGCCCTCGGGCGTGACCAGCAGGTACTCCTCTTCCACACCCATGGTTCGCACGCGCCCCAGTGTGGGGCGGGACCGCGCAGGCGGCGAGCGGAGCAGTGCAAGACCTCGCGTCGCCGGGACACAGGCAGTGCGGGGGTGGTGACGTGGACGCGACGGGGCGTGCGGTGGTGGCGGGGCTGGGCGTGATCGTCGGGGTGGTCGGGCTCCTCGTCGCGATGCTCGCGGCCCTCGAGCAGGGTCCGGGCGCGCCCGCGCCGGCGGCGCCCGCGGTCGCGCGGGTCCTCGACCGGTGAGACACGCCCCGAACGGACGGCGCCCGATCGGGGCACGGGCGGCGCTCTGACCAGCGGTTCCATCCGTTGTGACCTGCGTCACACCATGGTCGCCTGGACACGATGTCCGACTTGTCGGTTAGCGTCTGGCCACACCACGGAGCGAGTTCGGCCCCGTGAACTCGGCGCCACCGTCGCCGTCGCACCGGCAGCGGTGGGACCTCCCACCGACGCCTCGGCACGGCGACGAGAAGAGGGCCCGAAGTGTCCACCACCACAGCCTCCGGCGTGACCGCGCCCACCACGTTCGACCGGCTCGTGCTCGAGCCCCGACGCACCGACCAGCCGCACGCGCGGCCGGCCCGCTCACCCGAGACGCACGCCGCGCAGAGCCCGTCGCTCGTCCTCATGGTCCTGATCGCGAGCGCAGGCATCGTGGTCTACGCGGTGTTCCTGCTCAACCCGGCCAACCGCGGCGACTGGCTCCCGTACGCGATGGTCATGGCGGCGGAGACCGTGCTCGTCGTGCACGCGCTGCTGGCCATGTGGACCGTGCTGTCCGCGAGCCACGACCCGCGGGGCTTCCACTTCCACCACGCGCAGGACCGTCTGTACGACGTCGCGGACATCGTGCGGGCCCGCGCCGAGGACCGCCCGCACGAGTGGACGATGTACCTGCGGGACCGCGCCATGACGGTCGACGTGTTCATCACGACGTACGGTGAGGACGTCGGGACCATCCGCCGCACCGTGACGGCCGCGCTCGGCATGCAGGGCGCCCACCGCACGTGGGTGCTCGACGACGGCCGCTCCGACGAGGTGCGCGACCTCGCGGCCGAGCTCGGGGCGCGGTACATCCGGCGCCTGTCGAGCAACGGGGCCAAGGCCGGGAACATCAACCACGCGCTGTCCATCGCGCGCGGCGACCTGTTCGTCGTGCTGGACGCGGACTTCGTGCCGCTGCCGACGTTCCTGCACGAGACGGTCCCGTTCTTCGCGGACGACGCGGTCGCGTTCGTCCAGACGCCGCAGACCTACGGCAACCTGCACACGACGATCTCCAAGGGCGCCGGCTACATGCAGGCGGTGTTCTACCGCTTCATCCAGCCGGGGCGGAACCGGTTCAACGCCGCGTTCTGCGTGGGCACCAACGTGATCTTCCGCCGCGCCGCGATCGACTCGGTGGGCGGCATCTACTCGGACTCCAAGTCCGAGGACGTGTGGACCTCGCTCATGCTGCACGAGAAGGGCTGGCGCACGGTCTACATCCCCGAGACGCTCGCGATCGGCGACACCCCCGAGACCATCGAGGCGTACTCCAAGCAGCAGCTGCGCTGGGCGACCGGCGGGTTCGAGATCATGCTCACGCACAACCCGCTGTCGCGCCGCCACCCGCTCACGCTCGACCAGCGCCTGCAGTACACGGTGACCGCCACGCACTACCTCACGGGCATCGCGCCGCTGCTGCTCCTGCTGGTGCCGCCGCTGCAGATCTACTTCGACCTGACGCCCATGAACCTCGAGATCACGCCCCTGACATGGGCGCTGTACTACGCGGGGTTCTACGTCCTGCAGATCGTGCTGGCCTTCTACACGCTGGGGTCGTTCCGCTGGCAGGTGCTGCTGCTCGCGTCGGTCTCGTTCCCGATCTACACGCGCGCGCTGGTCAACGCGGTGCTGCGGCGTGACCAGGCGTGGCACGTCACGGGCGCCAAGGGCGCCTACCGCTCGCCCTTCGCGTTCATCAACGCCCAGCTCATGTTCTTCCAGCTGCTCGCGCTCACCACGGCCGTCGGCATCTGGAAGGACGTGTCCAACAGCTACCCGAGCCTCGCGGTGGCCTGGAACGCGACGAACACCGTCATCCTCGGCGGGTTCGTCGTCACCGCGTGGCGTGAGGCCCGCGCCGGCCGGCGTGCCGCCCGCGCGGCGCGCGCCGACCAGCAGGGTCCGCCACGCGGACGACGCGCGGCGGCCACGCCCGCCCTGACGAC
The Cellulomonas gilvus ATCC 13127 DNA segment above includes these coding regions:
- the treY gene encoding malto-oligosyltrehalose synthase — protein: MTEARQTAARRLPAPGRPVPVSTYRVQLGADMTLDDVAGRVPYLASLGVTHVYLSPVLTAAPGSTHGYDVVAHDEVSPVLGGLPALRRLADAAHGAGLGLVLDIVPNHMAVPTPVWHNTALWSVLADGPASPYAAWFDVDWSAGDGAVLMPVLGDRIGAVVARGEIELVEQDVPGHGTCTVLRYHDHVFPVREGTEALPLVELLERQHYRLAYWRVADEELNYRRFFDVGTLVAVRVEDPEVFDATHRLVLDLLADGTLDGLRIDHPDGLADPAGYLARLHEASGGAWVVVEKILEGEEDLPPDWATAGTTGYDALWRIQQTFVDPGGAAPLGALMHRLTGDASDDYAHVAEQAKREVVDGPLYAEVYRLTTLAASICADDLRLRDHTWRALHECLVELLVASERYRSYVVPGEQVHPDSVAALEHAATLARTRMSAERAATMDVLVDLLLGREVGSAGRTRGVRRDELVVRFQQTCGAVTAKGVEDTAYYRWTHLVGLCEVGGEPARFALTPTDLAAWAARQQVAAPLAMTTLSTHDTKRGEDTRNRLGVLSELPSEWAALVARVRAATASARSSRVDGRTEQWVWQTLAGTWTEAGPIPLDRLEPYLTKAMREAKSHTFWTAPDEAYEAAVLELARHALADPVVTGLFTEWEVRTRTAVRAATLGTKLVQLTLPGVPDVYQGSEMAEPTLVDPDNRRHVPLEPLVTRLARLDDGAGPRDLSDEKLLVTSRALRLRRSMPEAFVGPEAGYVPLPHSSGQTITYARTVADDPRVAVVATRLAASVDRLGGWADHTVGLPEGRWVDVLTGTEVDGGIVPVAPLLERLPVALLVREADA
- the glgX gene encoding glycogen debranching protein GlgX, which encodes MLIWPGRPYPLGATYDGAGTNFALFSEIAERVELCLIEPDGTERRVDLVEVDAFVWHGYLPAVQPGQQYGYRVHGPYDPENGHRCDPSKLLLDPYAKAIHGQVDGDASLYSYRFDDPAARNEDDSAPHTMTSVVINPYFDWGHDRPPEHEYHQSVIYEAHVRGLTQRHPAVPEELRGTYAGLAHPAVIEHLKQLGVTAIELMPVHQFVNDPSLQEKGLSNYWGYNTIGFFAPHNAYSAFGQPGQQVQEFKAMVKELHAADIEVILDVVYNHTAEGNHMGPTLSFRGIDNANYYRLVDDAKEHYFDTTGTGNSLLMRSPHVLQLIMDSLRYWVTEMHVDGFRFDLAATLARQFHEVDRLSAFFDLVHQDPVVSQVKLIAEPWDVGDGGYQVGGFPPLWSEWNGQYRDTVRDFWRSEPSTLGEFASRLSGSSDLYEHTGRRPIASVNFVTAHDGFTLRDLVSYNEKHNAANGEDNRDGDSWNRSWNCGAEGPTDDAAINALRARQQRNFLATLLLSQGIPMLAHGDELGRTQQGNNNVYCQDNELSWVDWDLDDERTALLEFTRRVIRLRNEHPVFRRRRFFAGAPEHGGESELRDIAWLSPSGEHMSDDEWNNSMARAVAVFLNGDAIAEPDMRGEQVVDDSFLILFNGQPDPASFTIPDAAYGELWTAVFDTDSQVDPGDTARPGEELALAGHSMVVLTRAPFQEIPSVSGTGAVAVAAREQAKVQPPEPRAPRKRSSRRTADEQTPQADAAGETAAAPTDGAP
- a CDS encoding carboxylate-amine ligase, translating into MGVEEEYLLVTPEGVPAAQSPAVLGLAARTLTSTPQPGGDVEKEFKREQVETSTHPCTDLRELLEQVRAGRERVDDVAQGAGVRIAALGTAPQAVDPTVIPDRRAQAIRERFGLTAREQLTCGCHVHVSVADDDEGVHVLDHMRPWTSVLLALSANSPSWQGVASGYASYRSQVWGRWPTAGATAPFGDAATYRSVVEDLLATGTILDDGMLYFDARLSQRYPTVEVRVADVCLDAGDAALQAALVRALADTAVAAPRATGPRAEVLAAASWRAARSGLSGELVSPVTWRPAPAAQVVGELLEHVRAALEANGDLEAVERQLAALALRGNGAVEQLSWRARGADDLEVVRRATARTLGAPPAAA